One Umboniibacter marinipuniceus DNA window includes the following coding sequences:
- a CDS encoding PQQ-dependent sugar dehydrogenase, translated as MLRQFILSTWVITTAALAQPQLSPAPSDVPTIANYDVEELAEGFNQPWGLSFLPGGAMLVAERSGTIQLVSKDGKNRVALEGVPEAFVKSQAGFFEALPHPNFAANQWVYLSYAWGSNDENGLRVARAKLVGNALTDLEILFTVSPLKSGGAHYGGRMTFLPDGTLVFGTGEGYNYREHSQQLNSLMGKIIRINADGSIPADNPFVGRDDARAEIWSYGHRNPQGIVFDTNTNVLYVHEHGPKGGDEINVIEAALNYGWPAITYGTEYSGAQITPYTELDGMEQPMFYYVPSIAPAGFAQLQNSQFSAWDGDFLIAALAGKEVRHVDMENGQVVGQHRLLTEREARFRDVRQGPDGAIYVLTDSSEGSILRLTPAQ; from the coding sequence ATGCTACGCCAATTTATTCTTTCTACGTGGGTAATTACCACCGCCGCGCTCGCCCAACCACAGCTATCGCCGGCGCCCAGTGACGTACCGACTATCGCCAATTACGATGTTGAAGAGCTGGCCGAAGGCTTCAATCAGCCTTGGGGACTTAGCTTCCTGCCCGGCGGCGCGATGTTGGTCGCTGAGCGAAGCGGCACTATTCAGTTGGTGAGCAAAGATGGCAAAAACCGCGTCGCGCTTGAGGGTGTTCCCGAAGCGTTCGTCAAGAGCCAAGCAGGCTTTTTCGAAGCACTCCCCCACCCCAACTTCGCCGCTAATCAGTGGGTTTACCTTAGCTATGCTTGGGGCTCCAACGATGAAAACGGACTGCGTGTTGCGCGGGCGAAGCTGGTTGGCAACGCATTAACGGATCTAGAGATACTGTTTACCGTAAGCCCCCTTAAATCAGGGGGTGCACATTACGGCGGACGAATGACCTTCCTCCCGGACGGCACGTTAGTCTTCGGCACGGGTGAAGGTTACAACTACCGAGAACATTCTCAGCAGCTAAATAGTCTCATGGGGAAGATTATTCGCATCAATGCCGACGGCTCGATTCCTGCCGACAATCCATTTGTTGGTCGTGACGACGCGCGGGCAGAGATTTGGAGCTACGGTCATCGCAATCCACAGGGAATTGTCTTTGATACCAATACCAACGTATTGTATGTCCATGAACATGGCCCCAAAGGTGGTGACGAAATCAATGTGATTGAAGCTGCGCTGAACTACGGCTGGCCGGCTATCACTTACGGCACGGAATATTCTGGCGCCCAGATCACCCCCTATACTGAGTTGGATGGCATGGAACAACCCATGTTCTACTACGTTCCGTCTATAGCCCCTGCTGGCTTTGCACAACTTCAAAATTCTCAGTTTAGCGCCTGGGATGGTGACTTTTTGATTGCCGCATTAGCGGGCAAAGAGGTTCGCCATGTAGACATGGAGAATGGTCAGGTGGTTGGTCAGCATCGTCTTCTCACCGAGCGTGAAGCACGTTTCCGCGATGTTCGCCAAGGCCCCGATGGTGCCATTTATGTACTAACTGACTCA
- the msrA gene encoding peptide-methionine (S)-S-oxide reductase MsrA produces MLLKKCLLLIGLATSIVAHAQTPASAEATENIQTIVLGAGCFWGVEKRYEAMPGVLDAESGYADGQVAPNYRTITQASNRFNPNNHAEVVKLRFNANAISVEALIKAFYEQHDPTQGNRQGNDIGTQYRSIILTTTPLQSTVAQRLTQEYQALLTNAGYGEITTQIKPLESFYSAEEYHQDYLAKNPEGYCPDHSTGVRFSGNTTELVDNEALLSGKHIVVIDAEFYCPYCEKFKTEVANDYQGSIPMTFRFAHQLDGLSINTPTWATPTILFLEDGSEVFAHQGFLGEEDFYRALGAFKLGQSEAFNVAFNEGTDAAFCKAYDLFKNTPDGQFVDTLSGAPLFDTRDRFNSATGWLSFTKPVDGAVTEHTDNRYGMQRTELRSASTGIHLGHVFDDGPNGQLRYCINATVLEFVPR; encoded by the coding sequence ATGCTGTTGAAAAAATGCTTACTGCTCATTGGATTAGCTACCTCAATAGTGGCTCATGCTCAAACCCCTGCCTCGGCAGAAGCCACCGAGAACATCCAAACTATCGTGCTGGGTGCAGGCTGCTTTTGGGGTGTCGAGAAGCGCTACGAAGCGATGCCTGGGGTATTAGATGCTGAGTCCGGCTACGCCGACGGCCAGGTAGCACCTAATTACCGAACTATCACCCAAGCGAGTAATCGATTTAACCCCAACAACCATGCCGAGGTAGTTAAGCTTAGATTCAATGCCAATGCTATTTCTGTTGAAGCATTAATTAAAGCCTTTTACGAACAACATGATCCCACCCAAGGAAATCGCCAAGGCAATGATATTGGCACCCAGTATCGCTCTATTATCCTCACCACCACACCGCTACAAAGCACCGTTGCTCAGAGATTAACCCAGGAATATCAAGCGCTGCTCACTAATGCCGGTTATGGCGAGATAACCACGCAGATTAAACCGCTAGAAAGCTTCTATTCAGCGGAGGAATACCACCAAGACTATCTGGCGAAGAATCCCGAGGGCTACTGTCCTGATCACAGCACCGGCGTTCGTTTTAGTGGCAATACCACAGAGTTAGTAGACAATGAGGCACTGCTCAGCGGCAAACACATTGTAGTGATTGATGCTGAGTTTTACTGTCCATATTGCGAGAAATTTAAGACCGAAGTGGCAAACGATTACCAAGGTAGTATCCCAATGACCTTCCGCTTCGCCCACCAACTTGATGGGCTAAGCATTAACACTCCCACCTGGGCCACTCCTACCATACTCTTTTTGGAGGACGGCAGCGAAGTGTTTGCTCATCAAGGTTTTTTGGGAGAGGAGGATTTCTATCGAGCCCTTGGCGCCTTTAAGCTAGGTCAGAGTGAAGCCTTCAACGTGGCCTTCAATGAAGGGACGGATGCCGCGTTCTGCAAAGCTTACGATCTTTTCAAAAATACCCCTGATGGACAGTTCGTGGATACCCTTTCCGGCGCCCCACTCTTTGACACCCGAGATCGATTCAATTCTGCTACCGGTTGGTTGTCATTCACTAAACCCGTTGATGGTGCGGTGACCGAACACACCGATAATCGCTATGGCATGCAACGGACTGAATTGCGCTCGGCTTCAACCGGCATTCATTTAGGACACGTTTTTGACGACGGCCCCAACGGCCAGTTGCGATATTGCATCAACGCCACCGTGCTGGAGTTCGTGCCCCGTTAG
- a CDS encoding putative 4-hydroxy-4-methyl-2-oxoglutarate aldolase yields the protein MLSTPDLCDQYSEQVKVITPNAFRDYGAKDCFAGEVVTIKCFEDNSRVKEQLAEPGIGRVLVVDGGASMRRALLGDLIAANAVQNGWAGVVIFGCVRDVEILSTLPLGIKALASIPLKTDRRGAGQVNITLEVGGIQIQPGDYLVADTNGVVVVPALIGRTLAAS from the coding sequence ATGCTTTCAACCCCTGATTTATGTGACCAATATTCTGAACAGGTAAAAGTGATTACGCCCAACGCTTTTCGTGATTACGGTGCGAAGGACTGTTTCGCCGGTGAGGTGGTCACTATTAAGTGTTTCGAAGACAACTCGAGGGTGAAGGAACAGCTTGCAGAGCCCGGTATAGGGCGCGTACTTGTAGTCGATGGTGGCGCTTCGATGCGCAGAGCATTGCTGGGCGATCTCATTGCGGCCAACGCTGTACAGAATGGCTGGGCAGGGGTGGTGATTTTCGGTTGTGTCAGAGATGTAGAAATCCTCTCAACGCTTCCTTTAGGAATTAAAGCTCTAGCTAGTATTCCACTCAAGACCGATCGTCGCGGAGCGGGGCAGGTGAATATAACGTTAGAAGTGGGAGGCATTCAGATCCAGCCTGGGGACTATCTCGTAGCCGATACCAATGGAGTGGTGGTTGTGCCAGCGCTTATTGGTAGAACTTTAGCCGCCAGTTAG
- a CDS encoding HlyD family secretion protein, with translation MRRWLVLGVVLLVTGCDEQGESVALGNLERERVAHTAPAQEVIIALPVSQGEAVTQGDLLVQFDSRIQAAQVAAAQAEVLRAEAQLDKLRSGARVEEVAAAQAEVTGARAAVVDARQSYFRTKDLVDREMQSRAALDHVIARRDSAEASLQSAQERLRQLTNGTREEDLRIAEAELDAAQAKLEGEQKLLEDLSVRATRTGILDNLPWNLGERVTQGSPVAIVLAGDAPFARVYVPETHRAAIKVGDSLLVEVDGVANSILGAVTWISSEPSFTPYYALTQNERSRLMYVAEVQLPANYAHLPSGLPVEVKMPEGAIINE, from the coding sequence ATGAGGCGCTGGCTTGTATTGGGTGTTGTCCTGCTGGTTACGGGGTGCGATGAGCAGGGCGAATCAGTTGCCTTGGGGAATCTTGAGCGAGAGCGTGTCGCTCACACTGCGCCGGCTCAGGAGGTGATTATCGCCTTGCCCGTGAGTCAAGGTGAAGCGGTGACACAGGGAGATTTGTTAGTCCAATTCGATAGTCGAATCCAAGCAGCTCAGGTTGCCGCGGCCCAAGCAGAGGTGCTTCGTGCTGAGGCTCAGCTGGATAAACTTCGAAGCGGTGCGCGTGTTGAGGAAGTGGCTGCGGCGCAAGCGGAGGTCACTGGCGCTAGAGCTGCTGTAGTGGATGCGCGTCAAAGCTATTTTCGAACAAAAGACTTAGTAGACCGCGAGATGCAAAGCAGAGCAGCACTTGATCATGTAATTGCTCGACGTGATTCGGCCGAAGCGTCCTTGCAAAGTGCACAAGAGCGCCTACGCCAACTAACAAACGGTACCCGAGAGGAAGATCTTCGTATCGCTGAGGCGGAGCTTGACGCGGCGCAGGCAAAATTAGAAGGCGAGCAAAAATTACTCGAAGATCTAAGTGTTCGCGCCACGAGGACGGGAATTTTAGATAACCTTCCTTGGAATCTGGGAGAGCGTGTTACACAGGGAAGTCCCGTTGCAATTGTACTGGCAGGTGATGCCCCCTTTGCCCGAGTCTATGTACCAGAGACTCACCGAGCCGCCATTAAAGTCGGTGATTCGCTCTTAGTTGAAGTGGATGGTGTGGCCAACAGTATACTCGGCGCGGTGACCTGGATCAGTAGTGAGCCGTCATTTACTCCGTACTATGCATTAACTCAGAATGAGCGAAGTAGGCTGATGTATGTAGCTGAAGTTCAGCTACCTGCAAACTATGCACATCTACCCTCCGGACTGCCCGTGGAAGTGAAAATGCCTGAAGGGGCCATTATTAATGAGTGA
- a CDS encoding ABC transporter ATP-binding protein: MSEWAIEACGLTKRFGDFAAVSGLDLKVKKGSIYGFLGPNGCGKTTAIRLLTGLLAASEGEAKLFGQSVLQNSDQLKSKIGYMTQKFSLFDDLTVRENLHFVASIYGLSRAERRQRIDQLMTDYDLTERADNFAGSMSGGQRQRLALAAATIHRPPLLFLDEPTSAVDPENRRDFWEKLFDLCDSGTTILVSTHYMDEAERCHQLAILEAGIKRVDGSPQRLMDEMSANVVEVSGSDLRGVKRALELNPMIQSSAQLGAHLRVLVDKKEADPLQWMTKHYPQLENRVVLARPSLEDVFVNCTGGSGSRQ; encoded by the coding sequence ATGAGTGAATGGGCGATTGAGGCCTGCGGCTTAACCAAACGATTCGGTGACTTTGCAGCCGTTAGTGGCCTAGATTTAAAGGTCAAAAAGGGCTCTATTTACGGTTTCCTTGGGCCCAATGGGTGCGGAAAAACCACGGCGATACGCTTACTAACGGGTTTATTAGCTGCCTCAGAGGGTGAGGCTAAACTATTTGGTCAGTCAGTCCTACAAAATAGCGATCAGCTCAAGTCCAAGATCGGCTATATGACTCAAAAATTCTCACTCTTTGACGATCTAACGGTGCGAGAAAATTTGCACTTTGTGGCATCAATCTATGGCTTGTCCAGAGCGGAACGTCGGCAGCGTATTGATCAGCTGATGACCGACTACGATCTCACCGAGAGGGCTGATAATTTTGCCGGATCCATGAGCGGAGGACAGCGACAGCGGTTGGCGCTCGCCGCCGCGACGATTCACCGCCCTCCACTACTTTTCCTTGATGAACCTACCTCGGCAGTGGATCCCGAAAATCGCCGAGACTTCTGGGAAAAGTTGTTTGACCTCTGCGATTCGGGCACTACGATTTTGGTCTCCACTCACTACATGGACGAGGCCGAACGCTGTCATCAATTAGCTATTTTGGAAGCTGGGATAAAACGAGTGGACGGATCTCCGCAACGGCTGATGGACGAAATGAGTGCTAATGTCGTGGAGGTGAGCGGATCGGATCTGCGTGGTGTAAAGCGGGCTTTAGAACTAAACCCGATGATTCAGAGCTCGGCGCAACTGGGCGCCCACTTGAGGGTACTGGTAGACAAAAAGGAGGCCGATCCGCTGCAATGGATGACTAAGCATTATCCTCAGCTTGAGAATAGAGTAGTGCTTGCCCGTCCTTCACTCGAAGATGTGTTCGTCAACTGTACCGGCGGTTCGGGGAGTCGACAATGA
- a CDS encoding ABC transporter permease, whose translation MNSLLRIYAIVSKELLQLRRDKMTFGMVIMIPLIQLLLFGFAINTNIRDIPVAVVDQSGTALSRTLVQIVSATQVVEVTHYFDGVSAAEEAIREGRVRAALVIPRDVDNRLVRHQAAGLASPSSTDQETSRPIAHWLVDGSDTVIASAIKGLRAMPLRELFRQPANRQVPTFEVTLYFNPEQRTAVNVVPGLVGVILTMTMIMFTSAAIVRERERGNMEMLINTPVRSMELMIGKIVPYIFIGFIQVGIILGLGYWVFSVTVSGSLLDLAVATGLFIAASLALGLVISTVAVNQLQAMQMTVFVLLPSILLSGFMFPYEGMPKAAQTIAEALPATHFMRVIRGVVLRDASLFELRADLIWLALFSMAGLLVASYRFKKRLD comes from the coding sequence ATGAACTCCTTGCTTAGAATCTACGCTATTGTATCGAAGGAATTGTTACAGCTTCGCAGAGATAAAATGACCTTTGGTATGGTCATCATGATCCCGTTGATCCAGCTTTTGTTATTCGGTTTTGCCATTAATACCAATATTCGCGATATTCCAGTCGCCGTGGTGGATCAAAGTGGTACAGCCCTATCTCGAACCTTGGTTCAAATTGTTAGCGCTACCCAAGTGGTAGAGGTCACGCACTATTTTGATGGGGTATCCGCGGCAGAGGAAGCCATTCGAGAGGGCAGAGTAAGAGCCGCGCTCGTTATTCCTAGGGATGTGGATAATCGACTTGTTCGTCACCAAGCTGCGGGGTTGGCTTCACCCTCGTCAACGGATCAAGAAACCAGTCGACCTATCGCCCATTGGTTGGTGGATGGTTCTGATACCGTTATCGCTAGTGCGATAAAAGGCTTGAGGGCAATGCCATTGCGAGAGCTCTTTCGTCAGCCAGCCAATAGACAAGTACCAACCTTTGAAGTAACACTGTACTTCAATCCCGAGCAGCGAACGGCGGTTAATGTGGTGCCGGGTCTGGTAGGTGTCATTCTCACCATGACGATGATCATGTTTACCTCAGCGGCCATCGTTCGCGAGCGCGAGCGAGGTAACATGGAGATGTTGATCAATACACCTGTTCGCTCCATGGAACTGATGATCGGCAAAATTGTGCCCTATATATTTATTGGCTTCATTCAAGTAGGTATTATTTTGGGGCTTGGCTACTGGGTGTTTTCTGTTACGGTTAGCGGCTCTCTGCTCGACTTAGCTGTCGCAACCGGATTGTTTATTGCGGCAAGTCTCGCGCTGGGTCTAGTGATATCAACCGTGGCAGTGAACCAGCTACAAGCTATGCAAATGACCGTGTTCGTTTTACTACCTTCAATTCTGTTATCGGGTTTTATGTTTCCCTATGAGGGCATGCCGAAAGCTGCTCAGACCATAGCTGAAGCACTACCGGCTACGCATTTTATGCGGGTAATTCGAGGCGTTGTTTTGCGCGACGCAAGTTTATTTGAACTGCGTGCTGATCTTATTTGGTTAGCGCTATTTAGTATGGCTGGCTTGTTGGTGGCGTCATACCGGTTCAAGAAGCGTCTTGATTAA
- a CDS encoding DUF3313 family protein: MLKQFLTAGIMAIAVSGCASVGTPSETISPVIQANQLVGQESKQFDVAFAKNPYPEVTSVYFEPMDLTNVTIIQPDSSTSITSRVNRDWVLTDRDVEWLQEAYAKSVENSFSASNITVAATADEADAVVSADLTRIKPTAPKDDSSRSPGSRYYTKYSGEMDVRFTVVQGTETILVIEDRRDAGFDTGTASMNNRTSVQFDVRNLFNRWAIRLGKQMEVLAEPGA, encoded by the coding sequence ATGCTAAAGCAATTTCTTACTGCCGGTATCATGGCCATTGCGGTCTCGGGGTGCGCGAGCGTTGGTACGCCAAGCGAAACCATTAGCCCTGTCATTCAAGCCAATCAACTCGTAGGGCAAGAAAGTAAGCAGTTTGACGTCGCCTTTGCTAAGAATCCTTACCCTGAGGTGACCAGTGTGTATTTCGAGCCAATGGACCTCACCAATGTAACCATTATCCAACCGGACAGTTCAACCAGTATAACCAGTCGAGTTAATCGTGATTGGGTGCTAACAGACCGTGATGTGGAGTGGCTGCAGGAAGCGTATGCAAAATCTGTTGAGAACTCGTTCTCGGCCAGCAACATTACTGTGGCAGCCACCGCCGACGAAGCCGACGCGGTAGTTAGCGCAGACTTAACTCGCATTAAGCCAACAGCACCTAAAGATGACTCAAGTCGAAGCCCAGGCTCACGTTACTACACCAAGTACTCGGGCGAGATGGATGTTCGTTTCACCGTGGTCCAAGGCACTGAGACAATTCTAGTGATTGAAGACCGTCGCGACGCGGGGTTTGATACTGGCACAGCATCCATGAACAATCGTACCTCAGTGCAGTTTGACGTACGCAACTTGTTTAACCGCTGGGCCATTCGCCTCGGCAAGCAGATGGAAGTATTGGCTGAACCCGGCGCCTAA
- a CDS encoding SRPBCC family protein — protein sequence MKELVNEVVRINAPASVVWDFISDIEHCATWLTNVDSVSILKRGDNGLVGLRWEETRKMFGKEATETMWITRAEPLNFYQVEAHNHGAKYFSKLSIQVKPGGCELAMSFSAKAVSFSAKLSSLLMAPLMKSSVKKMVARDLSDIKHAAEQQAEAA from the coding sequence ATGAAGGAACTTGTAAACGAGGTTGTTCGTATAAATGCTCCCGCTAGCGTAGTCTGGGACTTTATTAGTGACATCGAGCATTGCGCTACGTGGCTAACAAATGTTGACAGCGTCAGTATTCTCAAGCGGGGAGACAACGGTCTAGTTGGGCTTCGCTGGGAAGAAACACGAAAAATGTTTGGCAAAGAAGCTACCGAAACCATGTGGATCACCCGAGCTGAACCGCTCAATTTTTATCAGGTGGAGGCGCACAACCACGGCGCCAAGTACTTCTCCAAGCTTTCGATTCAAGTTAAACCCGGCGGTTGCGAATTAGCCATGAGCTTTAGTGCCAAAGCGGTGTCGTTTAGCGCCAAGCTTTCTTCGCTACTTATGGCCCCGCTAATGAAGTCTTCAGTCAAGAAAATGGTAGCTAGAGACTTAAGTGATATAAAGCACGCCGCTGAACAACAAGCCGAAGCCGCTTAA
- the glsA gene encoding glutaminase A, producing MDIHIKRLAAKLAPACLALIVVANYAIADFSDEALQRAVDEAYAEFKDDQRGENADYIPILAEVPSDLFAVVIATRDGKLFTAGDIEYRFSIQSVSKPFTAALIMNQQSPEVIREKIGVEPTGMPFNSKLALAVYEQRSVNPLVNAGAIAAVSLVEANDEAQRWELIHRNIEGFAGSELAILDEVFESEYSSASSNRGIANILFNDNRLYADPEESLRVYTMQCSIGVNTRDLAVMGATLANGGENPITGERMLAAEDVPELLAIMATAGFYDESGEWMFSAGLPAKTGVGGGIVAVVPGKFAIAAFAPRLDEAGNSVRAMEAIRHISSALGVGVFGANSYD from the coding sequence ATGGATATACACATCAAAAGGCTTGCTGCAAAACTAGCGCCTGCGTGCTTGGCGTTAATTGTTGTCGCCAACTACGCTATCGCCGACTTCAGCGATGAGGCACTGCAACGGGCAGTGGATGAGGCTTATGCCGAATTTAAGGACGACCAGCGTGGCGAAAATGCGGATTACATTCCGATTCTTGCCGAGGTCCCAAGCGACTTATTCGCGGTAGTCATTGCCACGCGCGACGGCAAGCTATTCACAGCGGGCGATATTGAGTATCGGTTCTCTATCCAAAGTGTTTCCAAACCATTTACTGCGGCGTTGATTATGAATCAACAGAGCCCTGAAGTTATCCGAGAAAAGATTGGTGTAGAGCCTACGGGTATGCCATTCAACAGTAAGTTAGCCCTCGCGGTGTACGAACAACGCTCGGTTAACCCGTTGGTGAACGCTGGCGCGATAGCCGCCGTCAGTCTAGTTGAAGCAAATGACGAAGCCCAACGCTGGGAGCTTATCCACCGCAACATAGAAGGCTTCGCGGGCAGTGAACTGGCCATTCTCGACGAAGTATTTGAATCAGAATACAGTTCAGCATCTAGCAATAGAGGTATTGCCAATATTCTCTTCAACGATAACCGCTTGTACGCGGATCCCGAGGAAAGCCTCCGCGTGTATACCATGCAGTGCTCAATTGGTGTGAATACGCGAGATCTTGCTGTCATGGGCGCAACACTTGCGAACGGCGGTGAAAATCCTATTACTGGTGAACGCATGTTGGCCGCGGAAGACGTTCCTGAGCTACTGGCCATAATGGCCACGGCTGGTTTTTATGATGAGTCTGGCGAGTGGATGTTCAGTGCTGGCTTACCCGCTAAAACGGGTGTGGGTGGCGGTATTGTAGCGGTAGTCCCTGGTAAATTTGCCATCGCTGCCTTTGCGCCACGTTTGGATGAGGCTGGGAATAGTGTCCGTGCCATGGAAGCGATCCGTCATATATCTAGCGCCTTAGGTGTGGGGGTATTTGGTGCCAATAGCTATGACTAG